The Synergistaceae bacterium DZ-S4 genome segment AAGGGACTTCCCTCCCATGTTGGAAACTACTATAGAGGATTCTCATCCGCGCTGGCAGTTTCGAGGATAGTATCTTACGCAGAGGGAAACCCCCATCTGGCAGACCCGTTCAAGGGCAAATGTGAGCCCTCATGGATATGCCTTGACATGGGCGTGATGAAAGAGGGTTACAGCGTTACGGTCCCGGACAGGGCCTTTGCCTATTTCAACTGCTTTACTGCGACCAACACTCCGTCTGTTGTTATGGATCAAATGAAGGCCATTGCCGGATATGCACTTGACCTGACACTGGCCCAGCTTGCCGAATCGCACAGAAACCTCCTTGCAATGGGCTGTGAAGGCAAAAGCTTTGATGTTGTCCGTCCCCGAGTATATTCCCTTGATGAAGTTAAAGATGCGGCCCGCAAAAACAATAAAGGTGGTTTTGATGAAGAGATCGCTTCCTATATAAGGGACCTTCCTGCAGGAGACATGAGGGAGAGAGGGCTTGCCGCAGTTGACAAAATAGCTGACATGTCCGGGATAGAAGGACCTTATGCGATATGCTTTTTCCTTCCGCCCTGGCTGCCGGTAAGGACCGATTTCACTGGGGAGAGCCGGGACATGCAGACCGTCGAGGCAGCCAGAAGCGTTATAGAACAGCTGAAAAATGACCATGGCATTGAAATGAGGGAAGTCGGACTCTTCGGCGGACTCTGCGACCTCAGCTATGTCGGCGCCAAAGTTTCCTCGGAAGATATATGTGCACTTGCGGACAATATGCCCGGATGGGGCGATATTTACAGCATACCGATGAAGGATATGCAGTCGCTTGGCCTGCCTGTTATAAACCTTGGCCCCAGCGGGGAAGATGCTCACAAAATGACGGAGAGGCTGAGGCTTGGTTATTCTCTTGACATTCTGCCGGAACTACTGAGATATGCGATAAACAAGATATCAGAAGTTGTTTATTAAGCTGAGTGTCCTCTCGGATACAGTGTACCGGGTGATTTTACCGTGCGTTATGGTAGAATCTGCTCAGCGGTCTTATAATAACCGGTAATTCAGCCTGCCCTGCTCAATAGATGATCGCA includes the following:
- a CDS encoding M20/M25/M40 family metallo-hydrolase, translating into MSRRDKLLKMIEKLVSIPSVTESPDESAPGIWIRERLEKLPYFIEKKEHLIWAETQLEGTAQKLHSLVTRVDAAVPTARTVLLIGHYDVVGVNVYGGMAKDAFDVKKMTEHFNVDNEDVIYGRGTMDMKCGIALELDIIEEFAANRDLYDVNIVAAFVGDEENASAGMRGVLPILSGMKEDGTDFLAVINTEPGEAGYPGESGPAIFFGTLGKIMPSFYVKGLPSHVGNYYRGFSSALAVSRIVSYAEGNPHLADPFKGKCEPSWICLDMGVMKEGYSVTVPDRAFAYFNCFTATNTPSVVMDQMKAIAGYALDLTLAQLAESHRNLLAMGCEGKSFDVVRPRVYSLDEVKDAARKNNKGGFDEEIASYIRDLPAGDMRERGLAAVDKIADMSGIEGPYAICFFLPPWLPVRTDFTGESRDMQTVEAARSVIEQLKNDHGIEMREVGLFGGLCDLSYVGAKVSSEDICALADNMPGWGDIYSIPMKDMQSLGLPVINLGPSGEDAHKMTERLRLGYSLDILPELLRYAINKISEVVY